A single window of Colletes latitarsis isolate SP2378_abdomen chromosome 11, iyColLati1, whole genome shotgun sequence DNA harbors:
- the Camta gene encoding calmodulin-binding transcription activator isoform X7: protein MAGYNHSNPQRVVYHATYPTPLAANGDPIKLPDNLETLPRAEHFPTQRHRWNTNEEIAAILISFQRHAEWQSREVKVRPRSGSMLLYSRKKVRYRRDGYCWKKRKDGKTTREDHMKLKVQGGECIYGCYVHSAILPTFHRRCYWLLQNPDVVLVHYLNVPYPDGDAKLAALPPCLALPPDKKEWTRDELVSQLRPMFLGGDDDPNNPHLTQHSNHSVDMIVSQLLDRQRANSTSSTTSTQLAPRRLTPDNQVSSTTGGQQSSTTASPAPRVYSRHSHTTQSQQPAPLVLSLQQIQGGGGLLILNSQPYHHQQQQQQQQQQQQQQQQQQQQQQQQQQQQSQQVEMQQVTEQQIVQQTSVDREQQTQQEIDAQESMDRSAVQTLPIGGAGTEVTDFAETLDLSQEDIQRTLSANMVPPSPSPSPADNSMINPMDFIDSSDDVLVNLDAFDVFGDLPELHDFEAEQTKAEERGGSDNDVGCHPGTTVHIAEYSPEWSYTEGGVKVLVAGPWTGGSNSQSYSVLFDAEPVEACLVQPGVLRCRCPAHAPGIASLQVACDGFVVSDSVAFEYRRAPTTEPSPERALLDRLADVESRLQGPGPPSPAAHLEERLVAYCQDAVVRPWRTGAEPLQSGGPTLLHLAAGLGYSRLACALLHWRAENPSSVLDAEVDALRQDSAGLTPLAWACAAGHADTARILYRWNAMALRVRDCQNRSATELAAENGHTAIAEELNRLEARRQDERLFLRPASPSPRRPSQDSGLDLALCGSPLLDNMELLQEDDSSLALSEQGMESAPTPQETVGEEDARVLTLAEQIIAALPERIKRAEGDSPSSSSPPPPAPPLSPLEDALMEQMPLDSGELFESYRDCSGGAASVSDVDADASPSSPSSSCLTPDSPSPPPTTADFCEFLQLQLQLDSSNGHNGQYYSTGGDRKYGNVMGSGICGSVTGGGNGAGDGSEADLSRLTLSDREQRELYHAARMIQKAYRNYKGRQRQEEAERHAAVLIQQYYRRHKQYAYYRQATKAALVIQSNYRNYRSRPGSGSSRQQAVHQQAAHQAARKIQQFMRQSKIKLQNARAAASVNGRQPAGILRAVAVPQSSPSSSPGASLVAANQEVT from the exons GAAATCGCCGCCATCTTGATAAGTTTCCAAAGGCACGCGGAATGGCAAAGTCGGGAGGTGAAGGTGCGACCGCGCAGTGGTTCGATGTTACTGTACTCGAGAAAGAAAGTTCGTTACCGGCGGGACGGTTATTGCtggaagaaaagaaaagacGGCAAAACTACACGAGAGGATCACATGAAACTGAAG GTCCAGGGTGGCGAGTGCATCTACGGCTGTTACGTGCACTCGGCGATCCTTCCGACGTTTCATCGGCGATGTTATTGGCTACTGCAGAACCCAGACGTTGTTCTCGTTCACTACTTAAACGTTCCTTATCCGGACGGTGATGCAAAGTTAGCGGCGCTGCCACCGTGTCTCGCACTGCCGCCAGACAAGAAAGAGTGGACGCGCGACGAGCTGGTTTCTCAACTCAGACCCATGTTCCTCGGTGGAGATGACGATCCGAACAATCCTCATCTCACACAACACTCGAATCATTCCGTCGACATGATAGTTTCGCAACTGTTGGACAGACAGCGCGCGAACTCCACTTCCTCCACAACCAGCACTCAGCTTGCACCTAGGAGACTAACACCGGACAATCAG GTTTCCTCGACTACCGGAGGTCAGCAATCGTCAACGACAGCTTCACCGGCTCCTCGCGTATACTCAAGACATTCCCATACGACTCAAAGCCAACAGCCGGCTCCACTAGTGTTAAGTTTGCAACAGATCCAAGGCGGCGGCGGTCTTTTGATACTCAACAGTCAACCGTATCATcatcagcagcagcagcagcagcaacagcaacaacagcagcagcaacaacaacagcaacagcagcagcagcaacaacaacagcaacagagCCAACAAGTGGAGATGCAACAGGTCACGGAACAACAGATCGTACAGCAGACGAGCGTCGACAGAGAACAACAGACCCAGCAGGAGATCGACGCTCAGGAAAGCATGGATCGTTCCGCGGTGCAAACGTTGCCGATCGGTGGCGCTGGCACCGAGGTCACCGATTTCGCCGAGACCTTGGATCTAAGTCAAGAGGACATTCAGCGAACGTTATCCGCGAACATGGTGCCCCCGTCTCCGTCCCCTTCCCCGGCGGACAATAGCATGATCAATCCAATGGATTTCATCGACTCGTCGGACGACGTTCTGGTAAATCTGGACGCGTTCGACGTGTTCGGCGATCTGCCGGAGCTGCACGACTTCGAAGCTGAACAAACGAAGGCCGAGGAGAGAGGCGGATCCGATAACGACGTGGGATGTCATCCTGGAACAACCGTCCATATTGCGGAATATAGTCCGGAGTGGAGTTACACCGAGGGTGGTGTTAAG GTTCTGGTTGCTGGCCCCTGGACAGGTGGCAGTAATTCTCAATCGTATTCGGTGTTGTTCGATGCCGAACCGGTGGAAGCCTGTTTGGTGCAACCAGGCGTGTTGCGTTGCCGTTGTCCTGCTCATGCCCCGGGAATAGCGTCTCTTCAGGTTGCGTGTGACGGGTTCGTTGTCTCCGACAGCGTTGCTTTCGAGTATCGAAGAGCACCGACGACCGAACCGAGTCCAGAGAGAGCGCTCTTGGATCGTTTGGCGGATGTGGAGTCTCGTTTGCAAGGACCTGGTCCACCGTCACCCGCGGCTCACTTGGAAGAGCGACTAGTTGCGTATTGTCAG GATGCTGTTGTCCGTCCGTGGCGAACCGGAGCGGAACCGTTACAATCCGGCGGCCCTACTCTGTTGCATTTGGCCGCCGGATTGGGCTACTCCAGGTTAGCCTGCGCCCTCCTTCACTGGAGAGCGGAAAATCCTAGTAGCGTATTAGATGCTGAAGTTGATGCCCTGAGGCAGGATAGTGCTGGTCTTACGCCACTGGCTTGGGCTTGTGCCGCGGGACACGCAGATACTGCCAGGATATTATATAG ATGGAACGCGATGGCGCTTCGCGTGAGGGATTGCCAGAATAGAAGCGCGACCGAGTTAGCGGCGGAGAACGGTCACACGGCGATCGCGGAAGAGTTAAATCGACTCGAAGCCAGAAGGCAAGACGAGAGGCTTTTCTTGCGACCGGCCAGCCCTAGCCCTAGGAGGCCATCTCAAGACAGCGGTCTCGATCTGGCGTTGT GTGGCTCGCCGCTGCTGGACAACATGGAATTGTTGCAAGAGGATGACTCGTCATTAGCCCTCAGCGAGCAGGGAATGGAGAGCGCTCCGACCCCTCAGGAGACTGTAG GGGAGGAAGACGCAAGGGTGCTGACATTGGCTGAGCAAATTATAGCGGCGCTACCGGAAAGGATCAAGAGAGCGGAAGGCGATTCCCCGTCTTCTTCCTCGCCACCTCCCCCGGCACCGCCCTTGTCGCCACTGGAGGACGCTCTGATGGAACAAATG CCCCTCGATTCCGGAGAACTGTTCGAGTCGTATCGCGACTGCAGCGGAGGCGCAGCGTCGGTATCAGACGTCGACGCCGACGCCAGCCCCTCGAGTCCATCCAGCAGCTGCCTGACGCCTGACTCTCCGTCGCCGCCGCCCACCACGGCCGATTTCTGCGAATTCTTGCAGCTGCAGCTGCAACTGGACAGTAGCAACGGCCACAACGGTCAATACTACTCGACCGGCGGCGACCGGAAGTACGGTAACGTGATGGGATCAGGAATTTGCGGGAGTGTGACAGGTGGCGGTAACGGAGCCGGCGACGGTAGCGAGGCGGATCTGAGCAGGCTCACTCTCTCCGATCGGGAGCAAAGGGAGCTATACCATGCCGCCAGAATGATTCAGAAAGCCTACAGAAATTACAAGGGCCGCCAGAGGCAGGAGGAAGCCGAGAGACACGCCGCTGTTCTCATCCAGCAATATTATCGTCGACATAAACAGTACGCTTATTATAG ACAAGCTACGAAGGCCGCGCTGGTGATACAAAGTAACTACCGGAATTATCGTTCGCGTCCAGGCTCGGGCAGCTCGAGGCAGCAGGCTGTCCATCAGCAGGCGGCTCATCAGGCAGCCAGGAAAATACAGCAATTCATGCGACAGTCGAAAATCAA GCTGCAGAACGCCAGGGCCGCCGCAAGCGTGAACGGGAGGCAGCCAGCGGGCATTTTACGGGCGGTTGCTGTCCCCCAAAGCTCGCCCTCATCTAGCCCAGGGGCCAGCCTAGTAGCCGCCAACCAAGAGGTCACTTAA